A portion of the Ricinus communis isolate WT05 ecotype wild-type chromosome 10, ASM1957865v1, whole genome shotgun sequence genome contains these proteins:
- the LOC8274983 gene encoding transmembrane protein 184A, whose product MAEVVPLYYSIIAFICTFGAIALAVFHIYRHLLNYTEPTYQRYIVRIIFMVPVYASMSFLSLVLPASAIYFNSIREVYEAWVIYNFLSLCLAWVGGPGAVVLSLSGRILKPSCCLMTCCLPPIPLDGRFIRRCKQGCLQFVILKPILVAVTLVLYAKGKYKDGNFSPNQAYLYLTIIYTISYTMALYALALFYVACRDLLQPFNPVPKFVIIKSVVFLTYWQGVLVFLAAKSGFIKDAEEAAQFQNFIICVEMLIAAVGHLFAFPYKEYAGANIGGSYGLTGSLAHALKLNDFYHDTVHQFAPTYHDYVLYNHSEGDEGTRKYRSRTFVPTGQEMDAIRRNKHMFGNKLDEIQLSSHSSSGTSTPKNIVSAPDSVQRDTMKSSLLVDASNSFTPYDMSLIDMDLSSYPAQVPAANETGIR is encoded by the exons ATGGCAGAAGTGGTTCCATTATACTACAGCATAATTGCATTTATTTGCACATTTGGAGCAATAGCTTTGGCTGTTTTTCACATCTACAGGCACTTGTTGAATTACACTGAACCTACTTACCAGAGATATATCGTTCGCATCATCTTTATGGTTCCG GTTTATGCATCAATGTCTTTTTTGTCTCTTGTTTTGCCTGCAAGTGCAATCTATTTCAATTCCATACGAGAAGT TTATGAAGCCTGGgtcatttataatttcttgtCTTTATGCCTTGCTTGGGTTGGTGGCCCCGGAGCTGTTGTGCTAAGTTTAAGTGGTCGGATACTGAAGCCATCATGCTGTCTAATGACATGTTGCCTACCCCCAATACCACTAGATGG GCGATTTATAAGGAGGTGTAAGCAGGGATGTTTACAGTTTGTGATTTTAAAGCCTATCTTGGTTGCCGTTACCCTCGTACTTTATGCAAAAGGGAAATATAAAGATGGAAATTTCAGTCCAAATCAAGCGTACCTGTATCTTACCATCATCTATACAATCTCATACACAATGGCTTTGTATGCTTTGGCTTTGTTTTATGTGGCATGCAGAGATCTTCTTCAGCCCTTTAATCCAGTCCCCAAGTTTGTTATCATTAAGTCCGTTGTTTTCTTAACATATTGGCAG GGAGTTCTGGTTTTTCTTGCTGCCAAATCTGGATTCATAAAGGATGCAGAGGAAGCTgctcaatttcaaaattttatcatttgtgTTGAGATGCTTATAGCTGCTGTGGGCCATCTTTTTGCATTTCCATACAAAGAGTATGCTGGTGCAAACATTGGTGGATCTTATGGTTTAACAGGAAGCCTTGCACACGCCTTGAAGTTAAATGACTTTTATCATGACACTGTTCACCAG TTTGCACCGACATACCATGATTATGTGCTCTACAACCATAGTGAAGGTGACGAGGGAACAAGAAAGTATCGCTCACGCACCTTTGTACCAACTGGCCAGGAAATGGATGCTATTAGGAGAAACAAACACATGTTTGGAAATAAGCTGGACGAGATTCAACTCTCTAGTCATTCATCTTCTGGCACAAGCACTCCCAAAAATATCGTTTCAGCACCAGATTCTGTACAACGTGATACCATGAAATCTTCATTACTTGTGGATGcatcaaattcttttacaCCATATGACATGTCTCTTATTGACATGGACTTGTCCAGTTACCCTGCACAAGTTCCTGCTGCAAATGAAACTGGGATTAGGTGA
- the LOC8274984 gene encoding DEAD-box ATP-dependent RNA helicase 3, chloroplastic — MATSSVLGVSSIFHTPSVELSSRKTNSTTLSIPTTDKPHFNSLVLQSCSLYNNKHGHGHGHSSFVTSAIAAPNSILSEEAFKGLGGRLSDFDEDEDNDDVSSGGYEDDGAGESLPDDDELAISKLGLPQRLVESLEKRGITHLFPIQRAVLVPALEGRDLIARAKTGTGKTLAFGIPIIKCITEDDKSSQRRTGRLPRVLVLAPTRELAKQVEKEINESAPYLSTVCVYGGVSYITQRNALSRGVDVVVGTPGRIIDLINSGSLKLGEVEYLVLDEADQMLSFGFEEDVEVILENLPSKRQSMLFSATMPTWVKKLARKYLDNPLQIDLVGDQEEKLAEGIKLYAISTNATSKRSILSDLVTVYAKGGKTIIFTQTKRDADEVSMVLTNSIASEALHGDISQHQRERTLNGFRQGKFTVLVATDVASRGLDIPNVDLVIHYELPNDPETFVHRSGRTGRAGKEGTAVLMFTSSQRRTVKSLERDVGCRFEFVSPPGTEEVLESSAEQVIATLSGVHPESVGFFTPTAQRLIEEQGTSALAAALAQLSGFSQPPSSRSLISHEQGWTTLQLTRDPSYSRGFLSARSVTGFLSDVYTAAADEVGKIHIIADEKVQGAVFDLPEEIAKELLNKQLPPGNTISKITKLPSLQDDGPPSDFYGRFSSRDRPPRGGGRGQRGSRSSQGWGGGRGGRNSDDDDDTFRRGGRSFSRSSSDDWLIGGGRSSRPSPRGRSSPRDWSSPRDRSSPRDRSFGGSCFNCGRSGHRASDCPNKLDF; from the exons ATGGCAACTTCTTCAGTTCTAGGAGTTTCTTCTATATTTCACACTCCTTCTGTAGAGCTATCAAGTAGAAAGACAAATTCAACAACTTTAAGTATACCCACAACCGATAAGCCTCATTTTAATTCTCTGGTTCTTCAAAGTTGCAGTCTTTATAACAATAAACATGGACATGGACACGGGCATTCTTCCTTTGTTACTTCTGCTATTGCTGCTCCTAATTCTATTCTTAGTGAGGAGGCTTTTAAAGGGCTTGGTGGTCGTCtttctgattttgatgaagaCGAAGATAATGATGATGTTAGCAGTGGAGGGTATGAGGATGATGGTGCTGGTGAAAGTCTTCCTGATGATGATGAACTTGCTATTTCTAAACTGGGTTTGCCTCAGAGGCTTGTTGAGTCCCTTGAGAAGCGTGGAATTACTCACCTTTTCCCTATTCAG AGAGCTGTTTTAGTTCCTGCACTAGAAGGTCGAGATTTAATTGCTCGTGCAAAGACTGGGACTGGGAAGACATTAGCCTTTGGGATCCCAATTATTAAATGCATTACTGAAGATGATAAAAGTTCACAGAG ACGAACTGGTCGGCTTCCTAGAGTTTTAGTCCTAGCACCTACTCGTGAATTAGCAAAGCAAGTGGAGAAGGAAATTAACGAGTCTGCACCTTACTTGAGCACTGTTTGTGTTTATGGAGGGGTTTCATACATAACGCAACGAAATGCTCTCTCTCGTGGGGTTGATGTTGTGGTTGGAACTCCTGGTCGTATTATCGATTTGATAAACAGTGGCAGCCTCAAATTGGGAGAAGTTGAATATTTGGTCCTTGATGAAGCTGATCAGATGCTTTCATTTGGATTTGAGGAGGATGTTGaagtaattttagaaaatcttCCATCAAAACGACAGAGCATGCTTTTCTCTGCAACCATGCCTACTTGGGTGAAAAAATTGGCAAGGAAATATTTGGACAACCCTCTGCAAATTGATTTG GTTGGTGACCAAGAGGAAAAGTTGGCAGAAGGAATCAAACTTTACGCCATATCAACCAATGCAACTTCAAAGCGAAGCATTCTCAGTGATCTTGTAACT GTTTATGCAAAAGGTGGaaagacaattatttttactcAAACCAAACGAGATGCTGATGAAGTTTCAATGGTGTTAACAAATAGCATAGCTTCTGAGGCATTGCATGGGGATATATCTCAGCATCAGAGAGAGAGAACTTTAAATGGATTTCGGCAAGGAAAGTTTACTGTGCTTGTTGCCACGGATGTGGCTTCTCGTGGACTTGATATTCCAAATGTTGATTTG GTTATTCATTATGAACTTCCCAATGATCCAGAAACTTTTGTGCATCGATCTGGTCGTACAGGACGCGCAGGCAAGGAAGGTACTGCTGTTCTGATGTTCACTAGCAGTCAAAGAAGAACAGTGAAATCCCTTGAGCGTGATGTGGGGTGCAGGTTTGAGTTTGTTAGTCCACCAGGTACTGAAGAGGTTCTGGAATCCTCAGCTGAACAAGTGATTGCCACTTTAAGTGGAGTTCATCCTGAGTCAGTAGGATTTTTCACCCCAACTGCCCAGAGATTGATTGAAGAACAAGGCACTAGTGCCCTTGCTGCAGCACTGGCACAGTTGAGTGGATTTTCTCAGCCCCCTTCATCTCGCTCTCTTATTAGCCATGAGCAG GGATGGACAACATTGCAACTGACCAGGGATCCAAGTTATTCTAGAGGATTCCTGTCTGCTAGATCTGTTACTGGTTTTCTTTCTGATGTCTATACTGCGGCAGCTGATGAAGTTggaaaaatacatataattgCAGACGAAAAG GTTCAAGGGGCGGTTTTTGATCTTCCAGAGGAAATTGCTAAAGAGTTATTGAATAAGCAACTACCACCTGGAAACACCATTTCCAAGATCACAAAG TTGCCTTCATTGCAAGACGATGGACCTCCAAGTGACTTCTATGGCAGGTTTTCTAGCAGGGATCGACCTCCTAGAGGAGGTGGCAGGGGCCAGAGAGGTTCTAGATCATCACAGGGTTGGGGCGGTGGTCGCGGCGGCCGAAattctgatgatgatgatgatacaTTTAGGCGTGGTGGCCGAAGTTTTTCAAGAAGCAGTAGTGATGATTGGCTGATAGGTGGTGGCAGATCAAGCAGGCCTTCACCTCGGGGCAGGTCATCACCTCGGGATTGGTCTTCACCCAGGGATAGGTCTTCTCCCCGTGACAG AAGCTTCGGAGGCTCTTGTTTTAACTGCGGGAGGTCAGGACACAGAGCGTCAGATTGTCCCAACAAGTTAGATTTCTAG
- the LOC107260770 gene encoding uncharacterized protein LOC107260770: protein MADNALIVVPDGSLALSEQSLVIGQEFADVETCRRTLKDIAIALHFDLRIVKSDRSRFIAKCSKEGCPWRVHVAKCPGVPTFTVRTLHGEHTCEGVHNLHHQQASVGWVARSVEARIRDNPQYKPKEILQDIRDQHGVAVSYMQAWRGKERSMAALHGTFEEGYHLLPAYCEQIRKTNPGSIASVFATGQENCFQRLFISYRACIFGFINACRPLLELDRAHLKGKYLGTILCAAAVDADDALFPLAIAIVDTESDENWMWFMSELRKLLGVNTDNMPRLTVLSERQRGIVEAVETHFPSAFHGFCLRYVSENFRDTFKNTKLVNIFWNAVYALTTAEFESKISEMVEISQDVLTWFQHFPPQLWAVAYFEGMRYGHFTLGVTELLYNWALECHELPIVQMMEHIRNQLVSWFNNRRDVGMRWTLILVPSAEKRILEAIADARCYQVLRANEVEFEIVSTERTNIVDIRSRVCSCRRWQLYGLPCAHAAAALISCGQNAQLFAEPCFTVASYRETYSQIISPIPDKSLWKEPGEGTEGGGAKVDITIRPPKIRRPPGRPKKKVLRVENFKRPKRVVQCGRCHLLGHSQKKCTMPM, encoded by the coding sequence ATGGCTGATAATGCTTTAATTGTTGTACCTGATGGTTCTCTTGCTTTGTCAGAACAAAGTTTAGTTATTGGACAAGAATTTGCTGATGTTGAGACTTGCAGAAGAACATTGAAAGATATTGCTATAGCCCTGCATTTTGACCTTCGAATAGTGAAATCAGATCGAAGCCGGTTTATTGCCAAGTGCTCCAAGGAAGGCTGTCCATGGCGTGTTCATGTTGCAAAATGCCCTGGAGTTCCAACCTTTACAGTTAGAACCTTACACGGAGAGCATACATGTGAAGGAGTTCACAACCTTCACCATCAGCAAGCATCAGTAGGTTGGGTAGCTAGATCTGTAGAAGCTCGCATTCGGGACAATCCACAATACAAACCAAAGGAAATTCTGCAAGATATACGTGACCAACATGGTGTTGCTGTGTCTTATATGCAAGCTTGGCGTGGAAAGGAGCGAAGCATGGCTGCACTTCATGGAACTTTTGAAGAAGGGTACCACCTTCTTCCTGCATATTGTGAGCAgataaggaaaacaaaccctgGGAGTATTGCTTCAGTCTTTGCTACAGGACAGGAAAATTGTTTCCAGCGCCTCTTTATTTCTTATCGTGCATGTATATTTGGGTTCATTAATGCTTGTAGGCCACTTTTGGAACTTGACAGAGCACATCTTAAAGGAAAATACTTGGGTACAATACTTTGTGCTGCAGCTGTTGATGCTGATGATGCATTATTTCCTCTGGCCATTGCTATTGTTGACACAGAAAGCGATGAAAACTGGATGTGGTTCATGTCAGAATTACGGAAGCTTCTTGGAGTAAATACTGATAACATGCCTAGACTCACAGTACTTTCTGAAAGGCAAAGGGGCATTGTGGAGGCAGTGGAAACTCACTTTCCTAGTGCTTTTCATGGGTTTTGTTTACGTTATGTTAGTGAAAACTTCCGTGATACATTTAAGAACACAAAGTTAGTTAACATCTTCTGGAATGCTGTATATGCCCTTACAACAGCTGAATTTGAAAGCAAGATTTCTGAGATGGTAGAGATTTCACAAGATGTTTTAACTTGGTTTCAACACTTTCCTCCTCAGCTTTGGGCAGTAGCTTATTTCGAGGGCATGAGATATGGCCATTTTACATTGGGGGTCACAGAGCTGTTGTATAATTGGGCTCTTGAATGTCATGAGCTCCCGATTGTTCAAATGATGGAGCATATTCGCAATCAGTTGGTGTCTTGGTTTAATAATCGCCGTGATGTAGGTATGAGGTGGACCTTGATTCTTGTTCCATCTGCTGAGAAGCGGATTCTAGAGGCAATTGCAGATGCTCGTTGCTATCAAGTCCTACGTGCAAATGAAGTTGAGTTTGAAATTGTGTCAACTGAGCGGACAAATATTGTGGATATAAGAAGTCGTGTGTGCTCATGTCGCCGTTGGCAGCTATATGGTTTGCCTTGTGCACATGCTGCTGCTGCTCTTATTTCTTGTGGGCAAAATGCCCAACTATTTGCTGAACCATGTTTTACAGTTGCAAGTTATCGGGAGACTTATTCACAGATAATAAGTCCAATTCCAGATAAAAGCCTATGGAAGGAACCGGGCGAGGGAACTGAAGGTGGAGGTGCCAAGGTTGACATCACAATACGTCCACCCAAAATTCGTCGCCCTCCTGGCAgaccaaaaaagaaagttcTTCGAGTAGAAAACTTTAAGCGCCCAAAGAGAGTTGTTCAATGTGGTCGCTGTCATTTGTTAGGACATTCTCAAAAAAAATGCACGATGCCAATGTGA